A single region of the Pontimicrobium sp. SW4 genome encodes:
- a CDS encoding T9SS type A sorting domain-containing protein: MKKITLLTLLMWSSLFYGQEYLNEDFEGSFLPASWADVAGTGDVAGYPWAATTNAANSGTKSAFYNELFNLSHGENAGSPDAKNKWLVTPAMNFTSATNPELTYYETVRFPDFPATTGVYYSTDYAGDANTATWIAVNTTFGFTSGEDLVWKIRGAFDLSGANGNSSVVLGFNYQGTSDSEWFIDDVLVREAPTCVEPSFGSISNVMATSVDFSWTTGPGGTETQWDVNLLDITGGDTDPDADGTITNTPGVPSANQFTFTSLTPGNSYAAYVRADCGGGDKSAWTGPFAFDTSSSNDDCSGAEVFTQEIEIATSASATAHNGTISGATNSGLAAEMCNGSAGTANDDVWFEFEARTDAVNITFESMDFDGVAMLYSGTCGSLTLIDCADDTFSGSNDTEEINASGLTAGDTYYVRVFSWDATPVADGSFTVKVWSSESLSIEDNNDLVEFKLYPNPVQDKLNLRAQDSIENVSVYNMLGQEVLRQTPNRNASEVDMSALQTGSYFVKVTINGVTETKQIIKR; encoded by the coding sequence ATGAAAAAAATTACACTACTGACCTTACTTATGTGGTCATCTTTATTTTACGGACAAGAATACCTTAACGAAGATTTCGAAGGTTCTTTTTTACCAGCTAGTTGGGCAGATGTAGCAGGAACTGGAGATGTTGCGGGTTACCCTTGGGCAGCAACAACAAATGCTGCGAACTCTGGAACAAAATCTGCATTTTATAATGAATTATTTAATTTATCTCATGGTGAAAATGCTGGATCTCCAGATGCAAAAAATAAATGGTTGGTAACACCAGCAATGAATTTTACTTCTGCAACTAATCCGGAATTAACTTATTATGAAACGGTTAGGTTCCCAGATTTCCCCGCAACAACAGGCGTGTATTACTCGACAGATTATGCTGGAGATGCAAATACTGCAACTTGGATAGCTGTTAATACTACTTTTGGGTTTACTAGTGGAGAAGATTTAGTATGGAAAATTAGAGGAGCTTTTGATTTGTCTGGAGCAAATGGAAATTCTTCTGTAGTTCTAGGATTTAATTATCAAGGAACAAGTGATTCAGAATGGTTTATTGATGATGTATTAGTAAGAGAAGCACCAACTTGTGTTGAACCTTCTTTTGGAAGTATTTCTAATGTAATGGCGACTAGTGTTGATTTTTCTTGGACAACTGGACCTGGCGGAACAGAGACACAATGGGATGTTAATTTATTAGATATAACAGGTGGAGATACTGATCCTGATGCAGATGGAACAATAACAAATACACCAGGTGTACCTAGTGCTAATCAATTTACCTTTACATCTTTAACTCCAGGAAACTCTTATGCAGCATATGTAAGAGCAGATTGTGGGGGTGGAGATAAAAGTGCTTGGACTGGTCCATTTGCTTTTGATACATCTTCAAGCAATGATGATTGCTCAGGAGCTGAAGTGTTTACACAAGAAATTGAAATAGCTACTTCGGCATCAGCTACAGCGCACAATGGAACTATTAGTGGTGCTACCAATTCTGGTTTAGCTGCTGAAATGTGTAATGGAAGTGCTGGAACTGCAAATGACGATGTTTGGTTCGAATTTGAAGCTAGAACAGATGCTGTAAATATTACTTTTGAGAGTATGGATTTTGACGGTGTAGCTATGCTGTATTCTGGTACATGCGGTTCTTTAACTTTAATAGATTGTGCAGACGACACTTTTAGTGGATCTAATGACACAGAAGAAATTAATGCTTCAGGCTTAACTGCTGGTGATACTTATTATGTTAGAGTATTCAGTTGGGATGCGACACCTGTTGCCGATGGAAGCTTTACTGTTAAAGTTTGGTCTTCAGAATCTTTATCAATTGAAGATAACAATGATTTGGTTGAATTTAAGTTATATCCAAACCCAGTACAAGATAAGCTTAATTTAAGAGCTCAAGATAGCATAGAAAACGTATCTGTTTATAACATGTTAGGACAAGAAGTATTACGCCAAACTCCTAATAGAAATGCAAGTGAAGTAGATATGTCTGCTTTACAAACAGGTTCTTATTTTGTGAAAGTTACTATTAATGGAGTAACTGAAACTAAACAAATAATAAAAAGATAA
- a CDS encoding SDR family oxidoreductase has protein sequence MSYNLLKGKRGIIFGALDPNSIAWKTAERVHEEGGTFVLTNAPIAMRMGQINDLAEKTGSEIIPADATSLEDLQNLVEKSMEVLGGKLDFVLHSIGMSVNVRKGRAYTDQNYDWTQKGTDVSAMSFHKVMQTLYKNDAMNEWGSIVALTYMAAQRVFPDYNDMADNKAYLESIARSFGYFFGKDKKVRVNTISQSPTPTTAGKGVKGFDGFIAYADKMSPLGNATALDCANYTVTLFSDLTKRVTLQNLFNDGGFSNMGVSDAVMSTFMGEE, from the coding sequence ATGTCATACAATTTATTAAAAGGAAAACGAGGAATTATATTTGGAGCATTAGACCCTAATTCTATTGCATGGAAAACAGCCGAAAGAGTTCATGAAGAAGGAGGAACTTTTGTATTAACTAATGCGCCAATTGCAATGCGTATGGGGCAAATTAATGACTTAGCTGAAAAAACAGGCTCAGAAATCATACCTGCAGATGCAACCTCACTTGAAGATTTACAAAATTTGGTTGAAAAATCTATGGAAGTTTTAGGAGGTAAATTGGATTTTGTATTACATTCTATAGGAATGTCTGTAAATGTTAGAAAAGGACGAGCTTACACAGACCAAAATTACGATTGGACTCAGAAAGGAACAGATGTATCGGCAATGTCTTTTCATAAAGTCATGCAAACATTATATAAAAATGATGCTATGAATGAATGGGGAAGTATTGTAGCCTTAACATATATGGCAGCACAACGCGTATTTCCAGATTATAATGATATGGCAGATAATAAAGCCTATTTAGAGAGTATTGCGCGAAGCTTTGGATACTTTTTTGGGAAAGATAAAAAAGTACGTGTAAATACGATTTCTCAATCACCTACACCAACAACTGCAGGTAAAGGAGTTAAAGGATTTGATGGGTTTATTGCTTATGCAGATAAAATGTCTCCACTTGGTAATGCAACTGCTTTAGATTGTGCTAATTACACAGTAACTTTATTTAGTGATTTAACAAAACGTGTAACACTTCAAAATTTATTTAATGATGGTGGTTTTAGTAATATGGGAGTAAGTGATGCAGTTATGAGTACATTTATGGGAGAAGAATAA
- the recN gene encoding DNA repair protein RecN encodes MLTALSIKNYALIEDLQISFNNGLSIITGETGAGKSILLGGLSLILGKRADISSVKDASRKCVVEATFDIANYNLKKFFKEEDLDYEPETIIRREILPSGKSRAFINDSPVNLNILAQLGTFLIDIHSQHQTLELTNDDFQFQIIDALANNAELLEDYKTTLKFFNKVKNELQSLRLQKAEALKEYDYNLFLFNELEDAQLVSGELQELENEYESLNNVEEIKEELLLSNQLLNEEQIGILNNLTLLKNSLQKLSKLSKTYSELFDRVNSTLIELDDVFGEIENAQGNLEANPNRLDEVNVKLQKIHNLLLKHSASNIDELIETKTQLSEKVLVTETIEDAILEKENTLKTLEQSLNKLAEDLHKKRNKAIPELSNQLEAILIDLGMQNAKFSISVTKENSFYNNGKDNLNFLFTANKGGDFKLLKKAASGGELSRIMLAVKSILAKYIQLPSIMFDEIDTGVSGEISNKMAAIMQQMSKSMQVFTITHLPQIAAKGDTHFKVFKEDVDNKTTTQMVKLNTDERIVEIAQMLGGKEMSTSAIAHAKQLLN; translated from the coding sequence TTGCTAACAGCCTTATCCATAAAAAATTACGCTTTAATTGAAGATTTACAAATATCTTTCAACAATGGTTTAAGTATTATTACAGGTGAAACTGGTGCTGGGAAATCAATTCTTTTAGGAGGCTTATCGTTAATTTTAGGGAAGAGAGCAGATATTAGTAGCGTAAAAGATGCTTCTAGAAAATGTGTTGTTGAAGCTACATTTGATATAGCCAATTACAACTTAAAGAAATTTTTTAAAGAGGAAGATTTAGATTATGAACCTGAAACAATTATAAGACGAGAAATTTTGCCGTCAGGTAAGTCGAGAGCTTTTATAAATGACTCACCAGTAAATCTAAATATATTAGCACAATTAGGAACTTTTTTAATTGACATTCACTCACAACATCAAACTTTAGAGTTAACCAATGACGATTTTCAGTTTCAAATTATTGATGCTTTAGCTAACAACGCAGAGTTATTAGAAGATTATAAAACTACACTAAAATTTTTCAACAAAGTGAAAAATGAATTACAATCATTAAGGCTTCAAAAAGCTGAAGCACTTAAAGAATATGATTATAATTTGTTTTTATTTAATGAGTTAGAAGATGCGCAATTAGTTTCAGGGGAGCTTCAAGAATTAGAAAATGAATATGAATCATTAAATAATGTTGAAGAAATAAAAGAAGAATTACTATTATCAAATCAATTACTTAATGAAGAGCAAATAGGAATCCTAAACAATTTGACTTTACTAAAAAATAGCTTGCAAAAACTGTCCAAATTATCTAAAACGTATTCAGAATTGTTTGATAGAGTAAATAGTACGTTAATAGAATTGGACGACGTATTTGGAGAAATAGAAAACGCTCAAGGAAATTTAGAAGCAAACCCTAATAGACTAGATGAGGTTAATGTAAAACTTCAAAAAATTCATAATTTATTATTAAAGCATTCAGCATCTAATATTGATGAATTAATTGAAACAAAAACACAATTATCAGAAAAAGTATTAGTTACAGAGACTATTGAAGATGCCATTCTCGAAAAAGAGAATACTTTAAAAACATTAGAGCAATCTCTTAATAAACTAGCTGAAGATTTACATAAAAAAAGAAATAAAGCTATTCCAGAATTGTCAAATCAATTAGAAGCTATACTGATAGATCTTGGTATGCAAAATGCCAAATTTAGTATTTCAGTTACAAAAGAGAATAGTTTTTATAACAATGGAAAAGATAATTTAAACTTCTTATTTACAGCAAATAAAGGAGGTGATTTTAAACTTTTAAAGAAAGCAGCTTCTGGTGGAGAATTATCTAGAATTATGTTAGCTGTAAAATCTATTTTGGCTAAATATATTCAGTTGCCATCTATTATGTTCGATGAAATTGATACGGGAGTTTCTGGAGAGATTTCAAATAAAATGGCAGCCATTATGCAGCAAATGAGTAAGTCTATGCAAGTATTTACAATTACGCATTTACCACAAATAGCAGCAAAGGGGGATACACATTTTAAGGTTTTTAAAGAAGATGTAGATAATAAAACGACTACACAAATGGTAAAACTAAATACAGATGAGCGTATTGTAGAAATTGCTCAAATGTTAGGAGGAAAAGAAATGTCAACATCTGCAATTGCACATGCTAAACAATTATTGAATTAA
- a CDS encoding DUF4835 family protein: protein MRKLLLLIASVFCSFVVTSQELNCDIIVNAQQTGNENVQVFKTLENQLKEFVNNTKWTNKSFSQNEQINCSMVINITGYNNDVFQGSIQIRSSRPIFNSSYSTPIYNFNDKDFSFRYQEFQNITYNPNQFQSNLVSVLAYHIYVMLGMDADSFALNGGDEYYQQARTILSYSQQSNFKGWKPEDGLQSRFVLIDNLLSPTYKEFRSTLYNYHIGGLDTMHLNQKNAKQKVSDALSGLEAINRRRPSSFIMRVFFDAKAEEIEDIFTDGPSISITDLVASLTKMAPNHSNKWRNINY from the coding sequence ATGCGTAAACTACTACTACTTATAGCCTCAGTATTTTGTTCGTTTGTTGTAACTTCACAAGAGTTAAATTGCGATATTATTGTTAATGCGCAGCAAACTGGTAACGAAAATGTTCAAGTATTTAAAACTTTAGAGAATCAGTTAAAAGAGTTTGTAAATAATACTAAGTGGACTAACAAGAGTTTTTCTCAGAATGAGCAGATTAATTGTAGTATGGTAATAAATATTACTGGATACAATAATGATGTTTTTCAAGGTTCCATACAAATAAGATCTTCAAGACCAATTTTTAATTCATCATATAGTACACCTATTTACAATTTTAACGATAAAGATTTTTCATTTAGATATCAAGAATTTCAAAACATCACCTACAACCCTAACCAATTTCAATCAAATTTAGTATCAGTACTAGCATATCATATCTATGTAATGTTAGGGATGGATGCTGATTCTTTTGCTTTAAATGGAGGTGATGAATATTACCAACAAGCAAGGACAATTTTAAGCTACTCGCAACAAAGTAATTTTAAGGGTTGGAAACCAGAAGATGGGCTGCAATCTAGATTTGTACTAATAGATAACTTATTATCGCCAACATACAAAGAGTTTAGAAGTACGTTATACAACTATCATATTGGTGGTTTAGATACTATGCATTTAAACCAAAAAAATGCAAAACAAAAAGTTTCTGATGCTCTTTCTGGGCTAGAAGCCATAAATAGAAGAAGACCAAGCTCATTTATTATGCGTGTGTTTTTTGATGCTAAAGCTGAAGAAATTGAAGACATATTTACAGATGGACCAAGTATAAGTATTACAGATTTGGTAGCATCTTTAACCAAAATGGCTCCAAACCATTCTAATAAATGGAGAAACATTAATTACTAA
- the coaBC gene encoding bifunctional phosphopantothenoylcysteine decarboxylase/phosphopantothenate--cysteine ligase CoaBC gives MFILSGKNILLGITAGIAAYKTASLVRLFIKAGAHVKVVMTPASKDFITPLTLSTLSKNPVITSFTNDEDENNVWNNHVELGLWADLFLIAPATANSLSKMASGNSDNMLLATYLSAKCPVYFAPAMDLDMYKHESTKTSLEKLQSFGNVMIPATSGELASGLVGEGRMAEPEDIVAFIENHVLSGLPLHNKKVLITAGPTYEAIDPVRFIGNHSSGKMGFEIAKAASQLGAEVILITGPTHQSVSSNLIKIIPVVSAEDMYIAVHNSFIECDIAILSAAVADYRPKFVADKKIKKKDSTLTLELEKTKDILGSLGKIKKNQILVGFALETNNELENAIGKLKSKNLDLIVLNSLNDEGAGFGGATNKVTIIDKNESSVNYGLKSKAEVAKDIMQEILKQYHA, from the coding sequence ATGTTTATTTTAAGTGGCAAGAATATACTTCTAGGCATAACTGCTGGTATTGCTGCTTATAAAACAGCGTCATTAGTAAGATTGTTTATAAAAGCAGGTGCACATGTTAAAGTGGTCATGACACCTGCTTCTAAAGACTTCATAACCCCTTTAACCTTATCAACATTATCTAAGAACCCAGTTATCACCTCGTTTACAAACGACGAAGATGAAAACAACGTATGGAATAACCATGTGGAGTTAGGTTTGTGGGCTGACTTGTTTTTAATTGCTCCTGCTACAGCTAATTCACTTTCTAAAATGGCTTCTGGTAACAGCGATAATATGCTTTTAGCAACTTACTTATCAGCCAAATGTCCAGTGTATTTTGCACCAGCTATGGATTTGGATATGTACAAGCATGAGTCTACTAAAACCTCACTAGAAAAGCTTCAAAGTTTTGGGAATGTAATGATACCAGCAACTAGCGGAGAATTGGCTAGTGGACTGGTTGGGGAAGGTAGAATGGCAGAACCAGAAGATATTGTTGCGTTTATAGAAAACCATGTGCTTTCTGGACTTCCATTGCATAACAAAAAAGTATTAATTACAGCTGGACCAACGTATGAAGCAATAGATCCTGTTCGCTTTATTGGTAATCATTCAAGTGGAAAAATGGGTTTTGAAATTGCCAAAGCAGCATCACAACTAGGAGCTGAGGTTATTTTAATTACTGGACCAACACATCAAAGTGTGAGCAGTAATTTGATTAAAATTATTCCTGTAGTTAGTGCAGAAGACATGTACATTGCTGTCCATAATAGTTTTATAGAATGTGATATTGCTATTTTATCTGCAGCAGTTGCCGATTATAGACCAAAATTTGTAGCCGATAAAAAAATAAAAAAGAAAGATTCTACGTTAACCTTAGAGTTAGAAAAGACGAAAGATATACTTGGTTCTTTAGGAAAAATAAAGAAAAACCAAATTTTGGTTGGTTTCGCTTTAGAAACTAATAACGAATTAGAGAATGCAATTGGAAAGCTTAAATCTAAGAATTTAGATTTAATTGTATTAAATTCGTTAAATGATGAAGGTGCTGGTTTTGGTGGTGCTACCAATAAAGTAACTATTATCGATAAAAATGAAAGCAGTGTTAATTATGGCCTAAAATCTAAAGCAGAAGTTGCTAAAGATATTATGCAAGAAATATTAAAACAATACCATGCGTAA
- a CDS encoding DNA-directed RNA polymerase subunit omega, whose product MDLKKVNAPVNTETYNRNKIDAPTGNIYEAISVIARRAEQINTEIRKELIDKLEEFATYNDSLEEIFENKEQIEVSKFYEKLPKPHALAVQEWLNEKIYYRNTEQDSQE is encoded by the coding sequence ATGGATTTAAAGAAAGTAAATGCTCCAGTAAATACAGAGACGTACAATAGAAATAAAATTGATGCGCCTACTGGTAATATTTATGAAGCAATTTCTGTTATTGCAAGAAGAGCAGAACAAATTAACACGGAGATAAGAAAAGAACTTATCGATAAGTTAGAAGAGTTTGCTACATATAATGACAGTTTAGAAGAAATCTTCGAAAACAAAGAGCAAATTGAGGTATCTAAATTTTACGAAAAATTACCAAAGCCTCATGCATTAGCTGTTCAAGAATGGTTAAATGAAAAAATTTACTACAGAAATACTGAGCAAGATTCTCAAGAATAA
- the bamD gene encoding outer membrane protein assembly factor BamD — protein sequence MKRLIYIFIITITFSSCSEFQKAIKSEDIAVKFAMGTELYDTGKYRKALRLFEQIAPKYRGKPQAQKLMYMKAKAHYEVGDYYTSNYEMERFVNSYPESEKAEEIAFLGAKSYYHLPPIYSKEQKETVEAIEKMQTFINLYPNSSYLAEANKMVKELDFKLERKAYEIAKQYHTIAPHNRDYEAPIKAFDNFILDYPGATYKEEAMFYRLDSAYNLAVNSVEYKKEERIKNAIAFYDTFKRRFANSSFIEKADKMNTELVELQKQYENKG from the coding sequence ATGAAGAGACTTATTTACATATTTATTATAACTATAACATTTAGTTCTTGTAGTGAATTTCAAAAAGCTATAAAATCTGAAGACATTGCAGTTAAATTTGCAATGGGAACAGAGCTTTACGATACTGGAAAGTACAGAAAAGCACTGCGTTTATTCGAGCAAATTGCTCCAAAATACAGAGGTAAACCTCAAGCGCAAAAGCTTATGTATATGAAAGCCAAAGCGCATTATGAAGTTGGTGATTATTATACATCTAATTATGAAATGGAACGTTTTGTAAATTCTTATCCTGAAAGTGAAAAAGCTGAAGAAATTGCCTTTTTAGGTGCAAAGAGCTATTATCATCTTCCTCCAATTTACAGTAAAGAGCAAAAAGAAACAGTAGAAGCGATTGAGAAAATGCAAACTTTTATCAACTTGTATCCTAATTCTAGCTATTTAGCTGAAGCAAATAAAATGGTTAAAGAGTTAGATTTTAAGTTAGAAAGAAAAGCTTACGAAATAGCAAAACAATATCACACAATTGCACCACACAATAGAGATTATGAAGCTCCTATTAAAGCATTCGATAATTTTATATTAGATTACCCTGGAGCTACCTATAAAGAAGAAGCTATGTTTTATAGATTAGATTCAGCATATAATTTGGCTGTTAATAGTGTAGAGTATAAAAAAGAAGAGCGTATAAAAAATGCAATTGCATTCTACGATACATTTAAAAGAAGATTTGCTAATTCATCATTTATCGAAAAAGCAGATAAAATGAATACAGAATTAGTAGAATTACAAAAACAATACGAAAACAAAGGTTAA
- the dapA gene encoding 4-hydroxy-tetrahydrodipicolinate synthase, translating into MNTLVGTGVALVTPFKDDLSVDHDALSNIVKFNVDNGTNYLVISGTTGESVTISNKEKQDIVATIKKANAGKLPLVLGIGGNNTAAVINEINNTDLSGFAAILSVAPYYSKPTQEGFYQHFKAISQVCPIPIILYNVPGRTAKNMLPETTLRLARDFDNIVAVKEAGNNQQQYLELLKDKPKDFLIISGDDDLALGVTLAGGSGVISVLGQAFPKDFSRMMQLGLDGKAAEAYLLHNKFMEITSLIFEENNPAGIKAVFESMNLCKDTVRLPLVPATKSLKERINDYVKQY; encoded by the coding sequence ATGAACACATTAGTAGGAACAGGAGTTGCCTTAGTTACTCCATTTAAAGACGATTTAAGTGTTGATCATGATGCACTTTCAAACATTGTAAAATTCAATGTGGATAATGGCACTAATTACTTAGTAATAAGCGGAACCACAGGAGAAAGTGTAACTATTTCTAATAAAGAAAAGCAAGATATTGTAGCTACTATAAAAAAGGCTAATGCAGGAAAATTGCCTTTAGTTTTAGGTATCGGTGGTAATAATACAGCAGCAGTAATTAATGAAATTAATAATACTGATCTTTCAGGTTTTGCCGCCATATTATCAGTAGCTCCTTATTACAGCAAACCAACTCAAGAAGGATTTTATCAACATTTTAAGGCTATTTCTCAAGTTTGTCCAATTCCAATTATATTGTACAACGTACCTGGACGTACAGCTAAAAATATGCTACCAGAAACAACATTAAGATTGGCTAGAGATTTTGATAATATTGTAGCTGTAAAAGAAGCTGGAAATAATCAACAACAGTATTTAGAGCTTTTGAAAGATAAACCAAAAGACTTTTTGATAATTTCTGGTGATGATGATTTAGCTTTAGGAGTCACTTTAGCAGGAGGTTCAGGTGTTATTTCGGTATTAGGACAAGCTTTTCCTAAAGATTTTTCGCGAATGATGCAATTAGGACTCGACGGTAAAGCTGCTGAAGCTTACTTGCTACACAATAAGTTTATGGAAATTACTAGTTTAATTTTTGAAGAAAATAACCCTGCTGGCATAAAAGCTGTCTTTGAAAGTATGAACTTATGTAAAGATACCGTTAGACTGCCTTTAGTACCTGCAACAAAAAGTCTAAAGGAGAGAATTAATGACTATGTAAAACAGTATTAA
- a CDS encoding 5'-nucleotidase C-terminal domain-containing protein: MTNRYFLSLIVLILLVSCKQEVHLTKIEGKRIEINDSLSGNKDIEAFIKPFREHVNSDLDSVLAYSLDTYSKTDGELNTAIGNFMADAVKEMANPIFKARTGNDIDIVMLNHGGIRSILSKGDITSRTAYQIMPFENSVVVTDLKGTSVKEMISYLQKAKRAHPISGMSIKLNRDFELLDAKIKGEAIDDNKTYYVATNDYLYNGGDNMSFFRQGDSLYKLDYKIRNILIDYFKKVDTLNLSADNRFIKTK; encoded by the coding sequence ATGACTAACAGATATTTTTTAAGCCTAATTGTATTAATTCTTCTCGTGTCTTGTAAGCAGGAGGTACATCTTACTAAAATAGAAGGTAAAAGAATTGAAATAAACGATTCTCTTTCTGGAAATAAAGACATAGAAGCTTTTATTAAACCTTTTAGAGAACATGTAAATAGTGATCTTGATAGTGTTTTAGCATATTCTCTAGACACTTACTCAAAAACAGATGGCGAATTAAATACAGCTATAGGTAATTTTATGGCTGATGCTGTCAAAGAAATGGCAAATCCAATATTTAAAGCCAGAACAGGAAATGATATTGACATTGTTATGCTAAATCATGGAGGCATAAGATCCATCCTTTCAAAAGGAGATATAACCAGCAGAACCGCATACCAAATAATGCCATTTGAAAATAGCGTGGTTGTTACTGATTTAAAAGGAACTTCAGTTAAAGAAATGATAAGCTATCTTCAAAAAGCAAAACGTGCGCATCCAATCTCGGGAATGAGTATTAAATTAAATCGTGATTTTGAATTGTTAGATGCTAAAATAAAAGGTGAAGCAATTGATGATAACAAAACATATTATGTAGCCACAAACGACTATTTATATAATGGAGGTGATAATATGAGCTTTTTTAGACAAGGAGATTCCCTTTACAAACTTGACTATAAAATTAGAAATATACTAATTGACTATTTCAAAAAAGTTGACACCCTTAATTTAAGCGCAGACAATAGATTTATAAAAACCAAATAA
- a CDS encoding metallophosphatase, with protein sequence MKRRDFLQQTVASSALIGLGGLALSSFSSSLQKKITILHTNDVHSHIDPFGPDDGRNANKGGVARRANLVENIRKGNPNTLLLDAGDIFQGTPYFNYYGGELEFKLMSMLKYDAATIGNHDFDNGIDGLYAQLPHAKFDFISANYDFSNTALDTHVKPYKTFIKDGIKIGVFGLGIELDGLVTKDLYKETVYLNPKEIAQDMSRILKDEEHCDLVICLSHLGYNYRNNPDKPSDLTLARATKNIDLIIGGHTHTFLPKPTIEKNSIGNNVLVNQVGCYGLYLGKIDFYFDSDKNKSSNGTTIIV encoded by the coding sequence ATGAAACGAAGAGATTTTTTACAACAAACTGTTGCTAGTAGTGCTCTAATTGGATTAGGTGGTCTAGCTTTATCATCTTTTAGTAGTTCATTACAGAAAAAAATTACCATCTTACATACTAACGATGTACATAGCCATATTGATCCTTTTGGTCCAGATGATGGTAGAAATGCTAACAAAGGTGGTGTTGCTAGAAGAGCCAATCTAGTTGAGAATATTAGAAAGGGAAACCCAAATACGTTATTACTTGATGCAGGCGATATTTTTCAAGGCACTCCATACTTTAATTACTATGGTGGTGAACTTGAGTTTAAGCTTATGAGTATGCTTAAATACGACGCAGCTACTATTGGAAACCATGATTTTGATAACGGTATTGATGGTTTATATGCACAATTGCCACATGCGAAATTTGACTTTATTTCTGCTAATTATGATTTTTCAAATACTGCTTTAGATACACATGTAAAACCTTATAAAACTTTTATTAAAGATGGTATTAAAATTGGTGTTTTTGGCTTAGGAATTGAATTAGATGGATTGGTAACTAAAGATTTATATAAAGAAACTGTATATCTAAATCCTAAAGAAATAGCTCAAGATATGAGTCGTATCCTCAAAGATGAAGAGCATTGCGATTTGGTTATTTGTTTATCGCATTTAGGTTATAATTATCGAAATAATCCTGATAAGCCTTCAGATTTAACCCTTGCCAGAGCAACTAAAAACATAGACCTAATTATTGGAGGACACACACATACCTTTTTACCAAAACCAACCATTGAAAAAAATAGTATTGGAAATAATGTATTAGTAAATCAAGTAGGCTGCTATGGTTTGTATTTAGGAAAAATCGATTTTTACTTTGATAGCGATAAAAACAAATCCTCAAACGGAACCACCATTATCGTATAA
- a CDS encoding DoxX family protein, with protein MKKYIPLALRIIIAFILIQTLRFKFTAHEDSVYIFETVGLEPFGRIGIGVLELIAGILLLIPKTVWAGAVLTLGLIGGAIIMHLTQLGIEVKNDGGMLFITAVITFALSAIVLYMHRKEVPLIGKRLYL; from the coding sequence ATGAAAAAGTACATTCCGTTAGCATTACGAATTATTATTGCCTTTATTTTAATTCAAACACTTCGTTTTAAATTTACTGCGCATGAAGACAGTGTTTATATTTTTGAAACAGTTGGTTTAGAGCCTTTCGGAAGAATTGGTATTGGAGTTTTAGAACTCATTGCTGGTATTTTATTATTAATTCCAAAAACAGTATGGGCAGGAGCGGTATTAACGCTTGGACTTATTGGAGGCGCTATAATAATGCATTTAACACAATTAGGTATTGAAGTAAAAAATGATGGAGGCATGTTGTTTATTACAGCGGTAATTACTTTTGCTTTATCAGCAATTGTACTTTATATGCATCGAAAAGAAGTTCCGTTAATCGGTAAAAGATTATACCTTTAG